Proteins encoded in a region of the Diabrotica virgifera virgifera chromosome 4, PGI_DIABVI_V3a genome:
- the LOC126883598 gene encoding uncharacterized protein LOC126883598, giving the protein MDNKEKHRRVLRTTFSKAAKELEDLLKDQKGEVRQIKISLDLLRQKMDDLRRIDEEIYDLLLNEDAREQDLLKEIEDSDSYIRKFADLSIQFEERVQPRIAASVEDEVASGTTGKSTGSLQGKRKFKLPMLEFKKYDGNIKSWLPFWSQFQKIHHDSDIDLSDKVEYLVQATVPGSRARQLVDSFPATGDNYTKIIDCLISRFGRDDLQIEVYVRELLKLVINNTSSGNKLDISLLYDRLETQLRALETLGIKSDKYAAMLFPLVESCLPADLLRIWQRFPEDVGSQTSINSAGISTIENRLKSLMQFLKNEVDNEQHVSLAIEGFGVSRTKSGNSKRNGPKKRMPEEEEPQFPSAMGLMNSHSTNHICVFCENAHESSQCFKAQKLTYDQRVNILTEKGACFRCLKIGHQSRRCRGQLSCLLCHKPHVPLMCREFSMGKAKKEEENKIENDGQAVPKINQSLANSAITNIFLQTLRVKMNHLGKTRVVRALIDTGSQKTYILRSTARLLDYPCKRQINLVHGLFGGSELAQKHDCYDVNLSYNNYSCTIEALDQPVICSDISSVFNCP; this is encoded by the coding sequence ATGGATAACAAGGAAAAGCATCGCAGAGTGCTTCGTACCACTTTCAGCAAAGCAGCAAAAGAGTTAGAAGACCTATTAAAAGACCAAAAAGGTGAGGTACGACAGATCAAAATATCCTTAGATCTATTACGACAGAAAATGGATGATCTAAGGAGAATAGATGAAGAAATTTATGATCTCCTGTTAAACGAGGATGCCAGAGAACAAGACCTGTTGAAGGAAATAGAAGACAGTGACAGCTACATCAGAAAGTTTGCGGACCTGAGTATACAGTTCGAGGAACGGGTTCAACCAAGGATAGCTGCGTCCGTGGAGGATGAGGTGGCCTCTGGGACAACTGGTAAGAGCACAGGGAGCCTACAAGGTAAGCGTAAATTCAAATTACCTATGCTAGAATTCAAGAAGTACGATGGGAACATTAAAAGCTGGTTGCCCTTTTGGTCACAATTTCAAAAAATACATCATGATTCAGACATAGACTTAAGCGATAAAGTCGAGTATTTAGTTCAAGCTACTGTACCGGGCAGTAGGGCAAGGCAACTAGTTGATAGTTTTCCCGCGACTGGAGATAATTACACTAAGATTATAGACTGTCTAATTTCGCGTTTTGGCCGCGACGATTTGCAGATCGAGGTATATGTTCGGGAATTGCTCAAATTGGTAATAAATAATACTTCGTCTGGCAATAAATTAGACATTTCTTTATTGTATGATAGGTTAGAGACTCAGTTAAGGGCTTTGGAGACACTAGGTATTAAATCGGATAAATACGCGGCTATGTTATTTCCTTTGGTCGAATCGTGTCTACCCGCGGATTTATTAAGGATATGGCAAAGATTTCCGGAAGATGTTGGGTCACAAACGTCTATTAATAGTGCCGGTATTTCCACCATAGAAAATCGACTCAAAAGCTTGATGCAATTCTTAAAAAATGAAGTCGACAATGAACAGCATGTTTCTTTAGCGATCGAAGGCTTTGGCGTATCACGTACTAAGTCTGGGAATTCTAAACGTAATGGTCCGAAAAAGAGGATGCCTGAGGAGGAAGAACCCCAGTTTCCTTCGGCGATGGGTTTGATGAATTCCCATAGTACAAATCATATATGTGTATTTTGCGAAAATGCACACGAAAGCAGTCAATGCTTTAAGGCTCAGAAATTGACTTATGACCAAAGAGTGAATATTTTGACAGAGAAAGGTGCTTGCTTCCGCTGTTTGAAAATTGGACACCAATCTCGAAGATGCCGTGGTCAATTAAGTTGCTTACTTTGTCATAAACCACATGTGCCCCTAATGTGCAGAGAATTTTCGATGGGCAAGGCAAAAAAGGAAGAGGAAAATAAGATAGAGAATGATGGTCAAGCTGTGCCGAAAATAAATCAGTCATTGGCCAATAGTGctattactaatatttttttgcaaacttTGCGCGTCAAAATGAACCACTTAGGCAAGACGCGAGTTGTACGCGCCTTAATAGATACCGGATCTCAAAAGACGTATATTCTGAGGTCCACTGCTAGATTATTAGATTATCCATGTAAACGACAGATTAACCTTGTACATGGATTATTCGGAGGTAGCGAACTAGCACAAAAACATGATTGTTATGACGTTAACTTGAGTTATAATAACTACAGTTGCACAATTGAAGCACTAGATCAGCCCGTAATTTGTAGCGATATTTCTTCCGTATTTAATTGTCCCTGA
- the LOC126883597 gene encoding uncharacterized protein LOC126883597 codes for MEELKRLNIEITDSGDTSPIEVLIGADIAGKLYTGRRHILGCGLVAVETLLGWTLMGKIPLDQQDNRTATTVSLFISNASISQLWELDALGINDPAERKTREEIALAAKQLFFETVATDSTGRYETRLPWLEGHPALPSNYQMAKKRLDTTLKKINKDGYLEAYGQIFKEWLDENIIEEVFEEQPNRGHYLPHRPVIKPNSASTKIRPVFDASAKEKDKPSLNQCLEKGVNLIELIPAILLRFRRQEIGVISDIRKAFLQIGIHKADRDFLRFLWIDDAGKEKVYRHCRVVFGISSSPFLLGASLEHHFSLMLTRCASKLLNVSEDTILKLSHSFYVDNCVTSVANEQELRIFVEESNIIMAEGKFDLKGWEYTGQPPDDTIDASTQVLGIKWNKIDDTLCLRQEDEDTDLPLEKPITKRVILSQAQRVFEQLLESKCPHTLALDDASVDNFSHRSSAGLWQG; via the exons ATGGAAGAACTGAAGAGGCTGAATATAGAGATAACAGATTCCGGTGATACATCTCCTATAGAGGTTTTAATAGGTGCAGATATTGCAGGAAAACTCTATACCGGAAGAAGACATATTTTAGGATGTGGACTGGTAGCTGTAGAAACCTTATTGGGCTGGACTTTGATGGGAAAGATACCTTTAGATCAACAGGACAATCGCACCGCGACAACGGTTTCACTTTTTATTAGCAACGCGTCGATTAGTCAACTGTGGGAGTTAGATGCTTTGGGTATCAATGATCCGGCTGAAAGGAAGACAAGGGAAGAAATAGCGCTAGCAGCAAAGCAACTTTTCTTTGAGACTGTTGCAACAGATTCCACAGGACGATATGAAACCAGACTGCCATGGTTAGAAGGACATCCGGCATTACCAAGTAACTACCAGATGGCTAAGAAACGGCTGGATACCACGTTGAAGAAGATAAACAAAGATGGATATCTTGAAGCCTACGGCCAAATATTTAAAGAATGGCTGGATGAAAATATAATTGAGGAAGTGTTCGAGGAGCAGCCGAACCGAGGTCATTATTTACCCCACAGGCCGGTAATTAAGCCTAATAGCGCGTCCACAAAAATCAGACCAGTTTTTGACGCTTCAGCGAAAGAAAAAGACAAACCTTCTTTAAACCAGTGCCTTGAAAAGGGGGTTAACTTGATTGAATTGATTCCTGCTATTTTATTAAGATTCAGACGACAAGAAATCGGTGTAATCTCAGACATTCGCAAAGCCTTTTTACAGATTGGGATACACAAAGCTGACAGAGATTTTCTTCGTTTTCTTTGGATAGATGATGCAGGGAAAGAAAAGGTGTACCGCCACTGTCGTGTGGTATTCGGGATTAGCAGTAGTCCGTTTTTATTAGGAGCTTCACTAGAACATCATTTTTCCTTGATGTTAACAAGATGTGCGTCAAAACTGCTGAATGTTTCGGAAGACACTATTTTAAAATTGTCGCATAGTTTTTACGTTGACAATTGCGTTACTAGTGTTGCTAATGAACAGGAGCTGCGAATTTTTGTAGAAGAGTCGAATATAATAATGGCTGAAGGCAAGTTTGATCTCAAAGGGTGGGAGTATACAGGCCAACCCCCCGATGACACTATTGATGCCTCGACCCAAGTCTTGGGAATAAAATGGAACAAGATAGACGACACCTTGTGTCTACGACAAGAGGATGAAGATACAGATCTACCTCTTGAAAAACCTATAACTAAAAGAGTCATACTCTCACAAGCGCAGCGCGTGTTTGAACAGTTGCTAGAGTCCAAATG TccacatacattagcattagacgatgcttccgtggaCAACTTTAGTCACCGCTCATCAGCTGGcttgtggcagggatag